Proteins encoded together in one Telopea speciosissima isolate NSW1024214 ecotype Mountain lineage chromosome 4, Tspe_v1, whole genome shotgun sequence window:
- the LOC122657477 gene encoding uncharacterized protein LOC122657477 — MALRNFYNEIRGLKVKDLPNHLKPMLSIDYVKQAIHKGLDNYHRKYIMTDSIDPLYHICFGGMIFSYLVALPEERRHLEHQQHAKEHGGH, encoded by the coding sequence ATGGCGTTGAGGAACTTCTACAACGAGATCAGGGGACTCAAAGTGAAGGATCTGCCTAATCATCTGAAGCCAATGCTCTCTATCGATTACGTGAAGCAAGCGATCCATAAAGGCTTGGATAATTATCACCGAAAGTACATCATGACCGACTCGATCGATCCTCTCTACCATATCTGCTTCGGTGGCATGATCTTCTCTTACCTTGTCGCTCTCCCCGAAGAGCGTCGTCACCTCGAACACCAGCAGCACGCCAAAGAGCATGGCGGCCATTAA